A DNA window from Anaerocolumna sp. AGMB13020 contains the following coding sequences:
- the recA gene encoding recombinase RecA: protein MSKEDKSRALESALAQIEKQYGKGSVMKLGDTAAHMNIETIPTGSISLDVALGLGGIPKGRIVEIYGPESSGKTTVALHMVAEVQKIGGIAGFIDAEHALDPVYAKRIGVDIDNLYISQPDNGEQALEITETMVRSGAVDIIIVDSVAALVPRAEIDGDMGDSHVGLQARLMSQALRKLTAAISKSNCIVIFINQLREKVGVMFGNPETTTGGRALKFYSSIRLDVRKIEALKQGGDIVGSRTRIKVVKNKVAPPFKEAEFDIMFGQGISREGDVLDLASNENIVIKSGAWYAYNEAKIGQGRENAKQFLKENPTIFAEIELKVRDKYNLSIVSATNKKETAAKEADE from the coding sequence ATGTCAAAAGAAGATAAGAGCAGAGCGCTGGAATCCGCATTGGCGCAGATTGAGAAACAGTACGGAAAAGGCTCCGTTATGAAACTTGGTGATACGGCTGCCCATATGAACATAGAAACTATACCCACCGGATCTATCAGCTTGGACGTTGCCTTGGGCTTGGGCGGTATACCCAAGGGGAGAATCGTTGAAATATATGGACCGGAATCCAGTGGTAAGACTACGGTTGCTCTTCACATGGTTGCAGAAGTGCAAAAAATTGGTGGAATTGCCGGATTTATCGATGCGGAGCATGCTTTGGACCCTGTCTATGCGAAAAGAATCGGAGTAGATATCGATAATCTCTACATATCCCAGCCTGACAATGGGGAACAAGCCTTAGAAATTACAGAAACAATGGTTCGTTCCGGTGCAGTGGATATAATTATTGTCGATTCCGTGGCTGCGTTGGTACCAAGAGCAGAAATTGATGGAGATATGGGTGATTCTCATGTAGGCTTACAAGCCAGGTTAATGTCCCAGGCGCTTCGTAAATTAACAGCTGCTATCAGCAAATCCAATTGTATTGTAATTTTTATCAACCAGCTTCGTGAAAAGGTTGGTGTAATGTTTGGAAATCCTGAGACAACTACTGGTGGACGTGCTCTTAAGTTCTATTCTTCCATTCGTTTGGATGTTCGTAAAATTGAAGCATTGAAGCAGGGTGGAGATATTGTCGGAAGCAGAACACGTATAAAGGTAGTTAAGAACAAGGTTGCGCCTCCTTTTAAAGAAGCGGAGTTTGATATTATGTTCGGACAGGGTATTTCCAGAGAAGGTGATGTTTTAGACCTGGCTTCCAATGAGAATATTGTCATTAAGAGTGGTGCGTGGTATGCCTATAATGAGGCTAAGATTGGACAGGGGCGTGAAAATGCCAAACAATTTTTAAAAGAAAATCCTACGATATTTGCTGAGATTGAATTAAAAGTTAGAGACAAATATAATTTGTCCATTGTATCAGCAACAAATAAGAAGGAAACAGCCGCTAAGGAAGCAGATGAATAA
- a CDS encoding sensor domain-containing diguanylate cyclase/phosphohydrolase: MGKHIIFTASFLISLAVNLLCLNVGIYNIPQHLYYIPILLGVFWYKRTGILLTVFTSCTYIVSVLPYDRDGEMILAAVVRSAIFLGVSLMVYILNTRNLKNEKNLYRNMERLHTILHSIRDGVIVTNVCGNIEIINPKAEEICIIADISALNKPITEVLNVYDEMNEKIIFQTPDCRNNSCSVPFSQSGYIITSNGSKKEVEVHIMPVLQADGMQTGNTIIIRDITEKKKVENQIRFLTYHDKMTGLYNRRYFEQAVFQMDEPSNYPITIMIGDVNGLKLTNDAFGHLAGDRLLVAAASSLSRVLKEKDILARWGGDEFIMLLPNTDIEEANSIIHDINRYNKKTFVDSINLSISLGYAVKYNNEYDMSAVMKQADDMMYKEKLSISRSVKNRTVNIILQSLYVKNPLEREHSMGVSQLADKLGVILGLGNSEIIDLRVLGQIHDVGKITIDDAILNKPDKLTEDEYEIITRHSEKGYQIIKASPELMYLSEEVLSHHERYDGTGYPRGLKREEIPKLARILAVADAIESMLSDKPYRKALTLEQIIHELRVNSGTQFDPEVVEASYKILTI, encoded by the coding sequence ATGGGGAAACATATAATTTTTACAGCTTCTTTCTTGATTTCCTTGGCAGTGAATCTACTCTGTTTAAATGTGGGAATTTATAATATCCCGCAGCATTTATACTATATCCCCATTTTACTTGGTGTATTCTGGTATAAAAGAACAGGTATCTTACTGACCGTATTTACCTCTTGTACCTATATCGTGTCCGTTCTTCCGTATGATCGGGATGGAGAAATGATTTTGGCGGCGGTTGTTCGCTCCGCAATTTTCCTTGGTGTCTCATTAATGGTCTACATCTTAAATACAAGAAATCTGAAAAATGAAAAGAATCTGTATCGAAATATGGAAAGGCTGCATACTATTTTACATTCAATACGTGATGGGGTTATTGTTACAAATGTTTGTGGAAATATCGAAATAATTAATCCGAAAGCGGAGGAAATATGTATCATAGCAGATATAAGTGCATTAAATAAACCCATCACGGAAGTACTTAATGTATATGATGAAATGAATGAAAAAATAATATTTCAAACACCTGATTGCCGGAATAATTCCTGTTCAGTTCCTTTTTCTCAAAGTGGTTATATCATAACAAGCAACGGAAGTAAAAAAGAAGTTGAAGTACATATAATGCCGGTTCTTCAGGCCGATGGGATGCAGACAGGTAACACAATTATTATACGAGACATAACGGAAAAGAAAAAGGTTGAAAATCAAATCCGGTTTCTTACCTATCATGATAAAATGACCGGTCTTTATAACCGAAGATATTTTGAACAGGCAGTATTTCAAATGGATGAGCCGTCAAATTACCCTATTACGATTATGATAGGTGATGTGAATGGATTAAAACTTACCAACGATGCCTTTGGACATCTTGCCGGTGACAGGCTCTTAGTTGCCGCAGCATCCTCTCTTAGCCGGGTTCTGAAAGAGAAGGATATTCTTGCGAGGTGGGGCGGTGATGAATTCATAATGTTGCTGCCTAATACAGATATAGAAGAAGCAAACAGCATTATCCATGATATTAATCGCTATAATAAAAAAACTTTTGTAGACAGCATTAATTTATCGATCTCTTTGGGATACGCAGTTAAATATAACAATGAATATGATATGAGTGCTGTCATGAAGCAGGCTGATGATATGATGTATAAGGAAAAACTGTCTATCAGCAGAAGCGTTAAAAACAGGACGGTAAATATCATTCTACAGTCATTGTATGTAAAAAATCCGTTGGAAAGAGAACATTCTATGGGAGTCAGCCAATTAGCGGACAAGCTTGGGGTTATTCTTGGTCTTGGTAATAGTGAGATTATAGATTTACGAGTCTTGGGGCAGATACATGATGTAGGCAAGATAACCATAGATGATGCTATACTAAATAAACCGGATAAATTAACAGAAGATGAATACGAGATTATTACAAGGCATTCGGAAAAAGGGTATCAAATAATAAAAGCTTCGCCCGAACTTATGTATCTGTCAGAAGAAGTTCTCTCACATCATGAAAGATATGATGGAACGGGTTACCCTAGAGGTCTAAAGAGAGAAGAAATTCCTAAACTGGCACGAATTTTGGCAGTTGCTGATGCCATTGAATCCATGCTGTCAGATAAGCCTTATCGAAAAGCTCTTACACTGGAACAGATTATCCATGAGTTAAGAGTGAACTCCGGGACTCAATTTGACCCCGAAGTTGTTGAAGCTTCTTATAAGATACTAACTATATAA
- a CDS encoding glycoside hydrolase family 113 — protein MDIKGFTYGWDGRKGDYLTKEAEKSQDLLFDIGVNWMCLAFHVHQKTFSSTEIYFDYRNTLSDKEIIHTINRAHERGVKVCLKPVINSEDGVWRALINFPDGDMWGKDHYWDTWFEYYTAFLCHYAEIAADTGCEMFCVGCEMSGTERKEKHWRNAIAEVKKIYKGPLVYNANHGREKEVSWFDSLDYIGTSAYYKVGKKPGDTKENMKQEWLKVAERLKEVSASLQKPVIFMEIGIRSASGCAMMPWDFTHTEFERSEEEQAAFYDSCLEVFSKEEWFSGVFWWDWSTAIYDTQEEADKDIGFNIHLKKAEFSLKEWYQKL, from the coding sequence ATGGACATAAAAGGATTTACCTATGGATGGGATGGCAGAAAAGGAGATTATCTCACAAAAGAGGCAGAAAAGTCACAGGATTTATTATTCGATATTGGAGTTAACTGGATGTGCCTGGCATTTCATGTTCACCAGAAAACTTTTTCTTCTACTGAGATATATTTTGATTATCGAAATACCCTATCTGATAAGGAAATTATCCATACCATAAACCGAGCACATGAAAGAGGTGTTAAAGTCTGTTTGAAACCAGTTATTAACAGTGAAGACGGAGTATGGAGAGCATTGATTAATTTCCCGGATGGTGATATGTGGGGCAAGGATCATTACTGGGATACCTGGTTTGAATACTATACTGCTTTTTTGTGTCATTATGCTGAGATAGCAGCAGACACCGGTTGTGAAATGTTTTGCGTCGGCTGTGAAATGAGTGGAACGGAACGAAAAGAAAAACATTGGAGAAATGCGATAGCAGAAGTTAAAAAGATTTATAAAGGTCCACTGGTTTATAATGCAAACCATGGTAGAGAAAAAGAAGTTAGCTGGTTTGACAGTCTTGATTATATTGGTACCAGTGCATATTATAAAGTTGGGAAGAAACCTGGAGATACCAAAGAAAATATGAAGCAGGAATGGCTGAAAGTAGCTGAACGTTTAAAAGAAGTGAGTGCGTCCTTACAGAAACCTGTTATATTTATGGAGATTGGTATACGAAGTGCCAGCGGATGTGCTATGATGCCTTGGGATTTTACCCATACAGAGTTCGAAAGAAGCGAAGAAGAGCAGGCAGCTTTCTATGACTCCTGTCTGGAGGTATTCTCAAAGGAGGAGTGGTTCAGCGGTGTATTCTGGTGGGATTGGAGTACTGCTATTTATGATACCCAGGAAGAAGCTGATAAAGATATAGGATTTAATATTCATTTGAAAAAGGCGGAGTTTTCCTTAAAAGAGTGGTATCAGAAACTGTAA
- a CDS encoding regulatory protein RecX translates to MIITRLENTGKNKVKVYLDDRYRFTLYDREIKKYGLIEEGNMAETLLNELYNNAIKRAKQKAMALLKHMDRTEAELKRKLEMAGFSGDIIQEAICYVISYHYIDDLRYASSYVRMKKSSKSKRQIIGELQQKGIAGTDIQEALSSEYDSEEEAIQREITKKFADIKSLSREERQKIAAKLYRKGYGMDLIRHYMSLE, encoded by the coding sequence ATGATTATAACCAGACTGGAAAACACAGGTAAAAATAAAGTAAAAGTATATCTGGACGATAGGTATCGTTTTACTCTATATGACAGAGAGATCAAGAAATATGGTCTGATAGAAGAAGGTAATATGGCAGAGACACTTCTGAATGAGTTATACAACAATGCCATAAAGCGAGCCAAGCAAAAAGCGATGGCACTGCTTAAGCATATGGACCGGACAGAAGCGGAACTAAAAAGAAAGCTGGAAATGGCCGGATTCAGCGGAGATATTATACAAGAAGCCATTTGTTACGTTATCAGTTATCACTATATTGATGATTTACGTTATGCTTCCAGTTATGTGAGGATGAAAAAGAGCAGTAAAAGTAAACGACAGATAATAGGTGAACTGCAGCAAAAAGGGATAGCGGGAACGGATATACAAGAAGCGCTTTCCAGTGAGTATGATAGCGAAGAGGAAGCAATTCAACGCGAGATTACAAAAAAGTTTGCTGATATTAAGAGTCTGTCCAGAGAAGAGAGGCAGAAGATAGCTGCTAAACTTTATCGAAAAGGTTATGGAATGGACTTAATCAGGCATTACATGAGTCTGGAATAA
- a CDS encoding phosphotransferase family protein, whose translation MKGEGFNSCIIMNSITKSNITEETLKKMVNLAFPQAELLDWKELTEGYFNAAYLITLSDEREVILKIAPPEGVLVMSSEVDIMRAEVGCMELLSEYPDIPMPKVLFHDFSHSICPSDYFFMTKLAGKSFSSIQQAMTEEEKDSVERQTGKYNAAVNEITGNGFGYYNSIVTDSDWFDVFKGFLEKIFLDAEKISLDIGMDFESINKMLLKHKKSFNEVTTPRLVHWDLWAGNVFVEKDKITGFIDFERCIWGDELLEVGFRSHYQKPAFLEGYGKKGFTETEKIRILWYDFYLFAIASLESDFRKYPDRGMLFWAKEKLDKTLTALRAV comes from the coding sequence ATGAAAGGAGAAGGATTTAATTCCTGTATAATTATGAATAGTATAACAAAAAGCAATATTACGGAAGAAACATTAAAAAAAATGGTAAACCTGGCATTTCCCCAGGCAGAACTTCTGGATTGGAAGGAATTAACAGAGGGGTATTTTAATGCTGCTTATTTAATTACTTTAAGTGATGAAAGAGAGGTTATTTTAAAGATAGCCCCGCCGGAGGGTGTTCTTGTCATGTCGAGTGAAGTAGATATCATGAGAGCAGAAGTGGGCTGTATGGAACTGCTTTCTGAGTATCCCGATATACCCATGCCAAAAGTGCTGTTTCATGATTTTTCTCACTCAATTTGTCCAAGTGATTATTTCTTTATGACTAAGCTTGCTGGAAAGAGCTTTAGCAGCATTCAGCAAGCAATGACAGAAGAGGAAAAGGATTCCGTAGAGCGGCAAACTGGAAAATACAACGCTGCTGTCAATGAGATAACTGGTAATGGTTTCGGCTATTATAACAGTATTGTAACGGATTCTGACTGGTTTGATGTATTTAAAGGATTTCTGGAGAAAATCTTTCTGGATGCAGAGAAAATCAGTCTGGATATTGGCATGGATTTTGAAAGCATAAACAAGATGTTATTGAAACATAAAAAAAGTTTTAATGAGGTAACCACACCAAGATTAGTTCATTGGGATCTTTGGGCAGGAAATGTTTTCGTTGAGAAAGATAAAATAACCGGATTTATTGATTTTGAACGCTGTATATGGGGAGATGAGTTATTGGAAGTTGGTTTCCGTTCTCATTATCAGAAACCGGCTTTTCTTGAAGGTTATGGGAAAAAAGGATTCACAGAAACAGAAAAAATACGTATTTTATGGTACGATTTCTATCTGTTTGCAATAGCCTCACTGGAAAGTGATTTCAGAAAATATCCGGATAGAGGAATGCTCTTTTGGGCAAAAGAGAAGCTGGATAAAACCCTGACGGCATTAAGAGCAGTATAA
- a CDS encoding MFS transporter has protein sequence MKKCLQNFTTASFQRNISSFFRPENNALLMFAVEGMLFAIATNIMNNNNNLFALRLGASDAEISLVASIPQFVGVIVLIPLGILTDRMKNKRMMVSLSLMALALFYLFIGFVPFLGSFAFPVFILFLCLSVGPLTGYNASWQAYFSDVVPFENRNRILTVRTGGMFFFNIALPLITGALLASASGTDSKIRMHQSFYWFIAAILIIQVITVRKIKGGYTGKKESMSYADLRIAFKELLHHKPFVKFLGGALFFYLFWQADWTLYFLGQVNYLKMNEAWLSYAAIGAALAQFLTIGFWSRLNERKGPRFGVIFGNLGLALCPLCMIISTSLPIEIGPVVFLILNTIANLAFATVPLNMPQYLLSVIPENNKTLSISIYTVFITLSNAIMPLAGVKFYQFIGNNLSAFRRVFAILLILRILSSLQWYLSYKSYKRETGNRETDNIKPPV, from the coding sequence ATGAAAAAATGCCTGCAGAATTTTACTACAGCTTCCTTTCAACGAAATATTTCCTCTTTCTTCCGGCCTGAAAATAATGCCTTACTGATGTTTGCCGTAGAGGGAATGCTTTTTGCTATTGCTACGAATATTATGAACAATAATAATAACCTTTTTGCCTTGCGTCTGGGGGCTTCGGATGCTGAAATCAGTCTTGTTGCTTCTATACCGCAATTTGTTGGGGTGATTGTCTTAATACCTCTTGGTATTCTCACGGATCGTATGAAAAATAAGAGAATGATGGTGTCATTATCTCTTATGGCGCTGGCTTTGTTCTATCTATTCATTGGTTTTGTACCTTTTCTTGGCAGTTTTGCATTTCCCGTATTTATACTGTTTCTATGTCTTTCCGTGGGGCCATTAACTGGTTATAATGCCTCCTGGCAAGCTTATTTTTCCGATGTTGTACCTTTTGAAAACAGAAACCGGATACTTACAGTCAGAACCGGAGGAATGTTCTTCTTTAACATAGCTCTTCCCCTTATTACAGGTGCTTTGCTGGCTTCGGCTTCTGGTACGGATAGTAAGATAAGGATGCACCAAAGCTTTTACTGGTTTATAGCTGCTATCCTTATAATACAGGTAATAACAGTAAGGAAGATAAAAGGAGGGTATACTGGGAAGAAAGAGTCCATGTCTTATGCAGACCTTCGAATTGCTTTTAAGGAATTGCTGCATCATAAGCCCTTTGTGAAATTTCTGGGAGGAGCATTATTCTTTTATCTATTCTGGCAAGCTGATTGGACCTTGTATTTTCTTGGACAGGTAAATTATCTTAAGATGAATGAAGCCTGGTTAAGTTACGCTGCGATTGGTGCAGCATTGGCTCAGTTTTTGACTATTGGATTCTGGAGCAGGCTGAATGAAAGAAAGGGACCGAGATTTGGTGTGATCTTCGGGAATCTGGGGCTTGCCTTATGTCCTTTGTGTATGATTATCTCAACCAGCCTTCCTATTGAAATTGGGCCAGTAGTTTTTCTTATATTGAATACTATTGCAAATCTGGCATTTGCCACAGTCCCTTTGAATATGCCTCAATACCTGTTGTCGGTGATACCGGAAAATAATAAGACTCTAAGCATTTCTATTTATACTGTATTTATCACCTTAAGCAATGCTATTATGCCGTTAGCGGGTGTTAAATTCTATCAGTTTATAGGCAATAACCTGTCCGCATTCCGAAGGGTCTTTGCTATATTACTGATTTTACGAATACTGTCTTCGCTTCAATGGTATTTAAGCTATAAAAGTTATAAACGAGAAACGGGTAATCGGGAAACAGATAATATAAAACCGCCCGTATAG
- the ilvA gene encoding threonine ammonia-lyase — translation MMTLDKFEEAAETVKRVTLRTKLIYSDYFSDTTGNKVFLKPENMQFTGAYKVRGAYYKISTLSKEDREKGLITASAGNHAQGVAYAAKMYGAKAIIVMPTTTPLIKVNRTKGYGAEVILHGNVYDDACQYALKLAEEKEYTFIHPFDDEVVATGQGTIAMEIFQEIPTVDIILVPIGGGGLAAGVSTLAKLLNPNIKVIGVEPMGANCMQESIKAGHVITIPQIETIADGTAVKTPGSNIFPYIQKNIDEIIAIDDRELIVSFLDMIENHKMVVENSGLLTVAALKQLNCTGKKIVSILSGGNMDVITVSSVVQHGLIQRGRIFTVSVLLPDRPGALVNVANVIAEAQGNIIRLDHNQFVSINRNSAVELTITMESFGHEHKDAIVQALTDKGYNPQIVQPKNTYN, via the coding sequence ATGATGACATTGGATAAATTTGAAGAAGCTGCAGAAACCGTCAAAAGGGTCACATTAAGGACGAAATTAATATACAGTGATTATTTTTCGGATACTACGGGAAATAAAGTATTCTTAAAACCTGAAAATATGCAGTTTACCGGAGCCTATAAAGTTCGAGGAGCCTATTATAAGATCAGTACATTAAGCAAGGAAGACAGAGAAAAGGGACTTATTACGGCATCGGCCGGAAATCACGCCCAAGGTGTGGCATATGCTGCTAAAATGTACGGAGCGAAGGCAATCATTGTTATGCCTACAACAACTCCTCTTATCAAGGTCAATCGTACCAAGGGTTACGGAGCAGAAGTTATCCTTCATGGCAATGTGTATGACGATGCCTGTCAGTATGCATTAAAGCTGGCTGAAGAGAAGGAATATACTTTTATCCATCCTTTTGATGATGAAGTTGTGGCTACAGGACAGGGCACCATAGCAATGGAAATATTTCAGGAGATTCCTACTGTTGACATCATTCTTGTTCCAATCGGCGGCGGCGGTCTTGCAGCCGGTGTCTCTACTTTGGCAAAGCTGTTAAACCCTAATATTAAAGTAATTGGTGTGGAACCTATGGGAGCCAATTGTATGCAGGAATCCATTAAGGCAGGTCATGTTATTACTATTCCGCAGATAGAAACCATAGCTGACGGAACAGCGGTCAAAACCCCTGGTAGCAATATATTTCCGTATATTCAGAAAAATATCGATGAGATAATAGCAATTGATGATCGTGAACTCATAGTTAGTTTTCTGGATATGATCGAGAATCATAAGATGGTAGTGGAGAATTCTGGTTTGTTGACTGTGGCGGCTCTTAAACAATTGAATTGTACGGGCAAAAAAATCGTATCTATCTTAAGTGGTGGTAATATGGATGTTATAACGGTATCTTCTGTGGTTCAGCATGGACTTATACAAAGAGGCCGTATCTTTACAGTGTCTGTTTTATTGCCGGATCGTCCCGGTGCGCTTGTTAATGTTGCCAATGTCATAGCAGAAGCTCAGGGAAACATCATTCGTTTAGATCATAATCAGTTCGTATCCATAAATCGAAACAGTGCTGTTGAATTGACGATAACCATGGAAAGCTTCGGACACGAACACAAGGATGCAATCGTTCAGGCATTGACGGATAAGGGTTATAATCCTCAGATTGTACAGCCGAAGAATACATACAATTAA
- a CDS encoding acyl-CoA carboxylase subunit beta, with amino-acid sequence MNTAKQLSARERITALLDDNSFVEIGALVTKRNTDFNLSQKEISSDGVITGYGVIDGNPVYVYSQDSTAGSGTIGEMHAKKITAIYDLALKVGAPVIGIIDSAGLRLQEATDALNGLGEIYQKQTMASGVIPQITAILGPCGGGLAVLSALSDFSFMTENNAQLFVNSPNALKQNFTAKCDTTTAKFQAQAGNIDFVVSNEEDLLESIRNLVVLLPANNEDDASYDECLDDLNRLIPEAVFDNKDTAHILTEISDDNYFVEIKKAHAKEMVTGFIRLNGVTIGAVANRRVWTEESGALSAEHDGTLTAEGCLKAERFIRFCDSFGIPLLSLTDVEGYKAELNQETIIATAAAKLTYAFASATVAKVNLIIGKAFGSAYVTMNSRHIGADMVFVLESASIGMMDENQAVGIIYEGEETDLKAKAKEYKELQSDAVSAARRGYVDGIIDAGASRKHLIYAFEMLFTKSVHASKKHGTV; translated from the coding sequence ATGAACACGGCTAAACAATTGTCAGCAAGGGAACGAATTACCGCTCTTCTTGATGATAACAGTTTTGTAGAAATTGGTGCTTTGGTCACGAAAAGAAATACGGATTTTAATCTCAGTCAAAAGGAAATTTCTTCCGATGGTGTAATTACCGGGTATGGGGTAATTGACGGAAATCCAGTATATGTATACAGCCAGGACAGCACTGCTGGAAGCGGTACCATTGGTGAAATGCATGCAAAAAAAATCACAGCAATATATGATTTAGCACTTAAGGTGGGGGCACCGGTTATCGGAATAATCGACAGTGCCGGCTTAAGACTTCAGGAAGCCACTGATGCATTGAATGGTTTAGGAGAGATCTACCAGAAACAGACAATGGCGTCAGGTGTAATACCTCAAATAACCGCTATTTTAGGTCCATGCGGTGGAGGGCTTGCTGTATTAAGCGCCTTAAGTGATTTTTCGTTTATGACAGAAAATAATGCGCAGCTTTTTGTGAATTCACCCAACGCTCTGAAACAGAACTTTACAGCGAAATGTGATACAACAACAGCAAAATTTCAAGCGCAGGCAGGAAACATTGACTTTGTTGTAAGTAATGAAGAGGATTTGTTGGAAAGCATCAGAAATCTGGTGGTGTTACTGCCGGCCAATAATGAAGATGATGCATCCTATGATGAATGTCTGGATGACTTAAATCGATTGATTCCGGAAGCTGTATTTGATAACAAAGATACAGCCCACATACTGACGGAGATTTCCGATGATAATTATTTTGTAGAAATTAAGAAGGCCCATGCCAAAGAGATGGTAACTGGATTTATAAGATTAAACGGTGTAACCATAGGAGCTGTTGCAAATCGCAGGGTTTGGACAGAGGAGTCAGGTGCTCTTTCGGCGGAGCATGATGGAACGTTAACAGCAGAAGGATGTTTAAAAGCAGAGAGATTTATTCGTTTCTGTGACTCTTTCGGCATTCCCTTACTTTCACTGACTGATGTTGAAGGGTATAAAGCTGAGCTTAATCAGGAAACCATTATTGCCACCGCCGCTGCAAAATTAACATATGCCTTTGCTTCGGCTACAGTTGCCAAAGTGAATCTTATTATAGGGAAAGCTTTCGGTAGTGCATATGTTACCATGAACTCCAGACATATTGGAGCGGATATGGTATTTGTTCTGGAAAGTGCTTCTATTGGTATGATGGATGAGAACCAGGCGGTAGGCATTATTTATGAGGGCGAAGAGACTGATTTGAAAGCGAAAGCAAAGGAATATAAGGAACTTCAGTCCGATGCTGTTTCAGCGGCAAGACGTGGTTATGTGGATGGCATAATAGATGCAGGAGCTTCACGTAAGCATTTAATATATGCCTTTGAAATGCTCTTTACAAAGAGTGTACATGCTTCCAAAAAACATGGAACGGTTTAA
- a CDS encoding ISL3 family transposase: MYPNYSKAFLDLKDVFVKKVIQADSFLKVFIETKPSEQTCPCCGCKTKRVHDYRIQEINDTPFQGKTVILVLRKRRYLCTSCGKRFLEHYSFLPTYHRRTRRLAFYVISLLRQTFSLKQVSILTGVSVPTICRLLDTIHYAPPDKLPEAVSIDEFKGNASTGKYQCILVDPKKHRILDILPDRTQSHLADYWRNITRKERLKVKFFVCDMWLPYVELARTFFPNAKIIVDKYHFIRQVTWAIENVRKRLQKSMPTSLRKYYKRSRKLILTRYRKLKDENKQACDLMLQYSDDLRLAHMMKEWFYDISQLESYRKQQQEFDDWISNARGCGIKEFEKCAKTFQSWRKEILNAFKYGITNGVTEGFNNKIKVLKRSSYGIRNFNRFRTRILHCTS, translated from the coding sequence ATGTACCCTAATTATAGCAAGGCATTCTTAGACTTGAAAGATGTTTTTGTAAAAAAAGTGATTCAGGCAGATTCTTTTTTAAAGGTTTTCATTGAAACTAAACCTTCTGAGCAGACCTGTCCTTGTTGTGGCTGTAAAACAAAAAGAGTTCATGACTATCGAATCCAGGAAATTAATGACACTCCTTTCCAAGGTAAAACCGTCATTCTGGTTCTAAGAAAACGACGTTATTTATGTACCTCCTGCGGAAAACGATTTTTGGAACACTATTCTTTTCTTCCTACCTATCACCGCAGAACAAGGAGACTGGCTTTTTATGTTATATCTCTCCTTCGGCAGACTTTTTCTCTCAAGCAGGTTTCAATCCTTACCGGGGTTTCCGTCCCTACAATCTGCAGACTTTTGGATACCATCCATTATGCACCCCCAGATAAACTTCCTGAGGCTGTTTCTATTGATGAATTTAAAGGCAATGCCTCTACTGGGAAATATCAGTGTATCCTCGTTGATCCTAAAAAACACCGGATTCTGGATATTCTTCCAGACCGCACTCAGAGCCATCTGGCTGATTACTGGAGAAACATTACAAGAAAGGAAAGGCTGAAAGTAAAGTTCTTTGTCTGTGACATGTGGCTTCCCTATGTGGAGCTGGCCAGGACCTTCTTTCCAAATGCAAAGATTATAGTGGACAAGTATCATTTCATTCGTCAGGTCACATGGGCTATCGAAAATGTTCGTAAACGGCTCCAAAAATCCATGCCGACTTCTCTTCGAAAATACTATAAACGAAGCCGGAAGCTGATTTTGACCCGCTATAGAAAGCTGAAAGACGAGAACAAACAAGCCTGTGATCTGATGCTCCAGTATAGTGATGACCTACGGTTGGCGCACATGATGAAAGAATGGTTTTATGACATCAGCCAGCTGGAGTCCTATCGTAAGCAACAGCAGGAATTCGATGATTGGATATCTAATGCAAGAGGATGCGGTATTAAAGAATTCGAGAAATGTGCAAAAACGTTCCAGTCTTGGAGAAAAGAAATCTTAAATGCCTTCAAATATGGCATTACAAACGGTGTCACAGAAGGATTTAACAATAAGATTAAAGTATTAAAACGAAGTTCTTATGGAATCCGAAACTTTAACCGGTTCCGTACTCGGATACTTCATTGTACATCATAG